A genomic segment from Vagococcus zengguangii encodes:
- a CDS encoding N(4)-(beta-N-acetylglucosaminyl)-L-asparaginase has protein sequence MKPWGAIATWRMAHDGVLAAKELIHQQASAELACETLIKKVEDYPFYKSVGYGGLPNELGVLEMDAAFMNGDTMAFGGVASIQDIKNPISVARLLSKEKFNSFRVGEGAREFALSQGLEEKTMLTNRAKRIWEKRVEEIEEHQLDPYDGHDTVGAVTLDLNGSMVAGTSSSGLFMKKKGRVGDSPFSGSGLYVDSEIGGASATGLGEDLMKGCLSYEIVRLMGEGLSPQDACDKAVYAFDQKLKERYGKAGAMSLVALNNQGEWGVATNVEFTFSVATSTTEPTIYIAYPGPNQTTDISEVTPEWLEAYQNRITAPID, from the coding sequence ATGAAACCATGGGGAGCAATCGCTACATGGCGCATGGCACATGATGGCGTGTTAGCAGCCAAAGAATTGATACATCAACAAGCAAGTGCGGAACTAGCTTGTGAAACTTTAATTAAAAAAGTTGAGGATTATCCTTTTTATAAATCAGTGGGCTATGGTGGTTTGCCGAATGAACTAGGGGTGCTTGAGATGGATGCAGCCTTTATGAATGGAGACACGATGGCTTTTGGTGGTGTCGCATCAATTCAAGATATTAAAAATCCGATTAGTGTGGCTCGTTTATTAAGTAAGGAAAAATTCAATTCTTTTAGAGTCGGTGAAGGGGCGCGTGAATTTGCTTTATCACAAGGATTAGAAGAAAAAACAATGTTAACCAATCGTGCAAAACGTATTTGGGAAAAGCGTGTCGAAGAAATAGAAGAGCATCAGCTAGATCCTTATGATGGGCACGATACGGTCGGAGCAGTAACCCTAGATTTAAATGGCTCAATGGTTGCTGGTACGTCAAGTTCTGGTTTATTTATGAAGAAAAAAGGACGCGTTGGTGACTCACCGTTTTCTGGTTCGGGCTTATATGTCGATAGTGAAATTGGTGGTGCCAGTGCCACTGGCTTAGGTGAGGACTTAATGAAAGGTTGTTTATCTTATGAAATAGTCCGTCTAATGGGAGAAGGGTTATCACCACAAGATGCGTGTGATAAAGCTGTCTATGCGTTTGACCAAAAATTAAAAGAACGATACGGCAAAGCTGGGGCAATGTCATTGGTTGCTTTGAATAATCAAGGGGAGTGGGGCGTCGCAACGAATGTTGAATTTACTTTTAGTGTTGCAACTTCGACAACTGAACCAACGATTTATATCGCTTATCCAGGGCCTAATCAAACAACTGACATTAGTGAAGTCACACCCGAATGGCTAGAAGCTTATCAGAATAGAATAACAGCACCTATTGATTAA